One genomic region from Sciurus carolinensis chromosome 2, mSciCar1.2, whole genome shotgun sequence encodes:
- the Bag5 gene encoding BAG family molecular chaperone regulator 5, whose amino-acid sequence MDMGNQHPSISRLQEIQKEVKSIEQQVIGFSGLSDDKNYKKLERILTKQLFEIDSVDTEGKGDIQQARKRAAQETERLLKELEQNANHPHRIEIQNIFKEAQALVKEKIVPFYSGGNCVTDEFEEGLQDIILRLTHVKTGGKISLRKARYHTLTKICAVQEIIEDCMKKQPSLPLSEDAHPSVAKINSVMCEVNKARGTLIALLMGVDSTETCRHLSCVLSGLIADLDALDVCGRTEIRNYRREVVEDINKLLKYLDLEEEADTTYAFDLGQNHSILKIEKVLKRMREIKNELLQAQSPPELYLSSKTELQGLIGQLDEVSLEKNPCIREARRRAVIEVQTLITYVDLKEALEKRKLFACEEHPSHKAVWNVLGNLSEIQGEVLSFDGNRSDKNYIRLEELLTKQLLALDAVDPQGEEKCKAARKQAVKLAQNILSYLDLKSDEWEY is encoded by the coding sequence ATGGATATGGGAAACCAACATCCTTCTATTAGTAGGCTTCAGGAAATCCAAAAGGAAGTAAAAAGTATAGAACAGCAAGTAATCGGCTTCAGTGGTCTGTCAGATGACAAGAATTATAAGAAACTGGAGAGAATTCTAACAAAACAACTCTTTGAAATAGACTCTGTGGatacagaaggaaaaggagatatTCAGCAAGCTAGGAAGAGGGCAGCACAGGAGACAGAACGCCTTCTCAAAGAGTTGGAGCAGAATGCAAACCACCCACACCGGATCGAAATACAGAACATCTTTAAGGAAGCCCAAGCCCTTGTGAAAGAGAAGATCGTGCCTTTTTACAGCGGAGGCAACTGCGTGACAGATGAGTTTGAGGAAGGCCTCCAGGATATCATTCTGAGGCTGACACATGTTAAAACCGGAGGGAAGATCTCCTTACGGAAAGCAAGGTATCACACTCTAACCAAAATCTGTGCTGTGCAAGAGATTATTGAAGACTGCATGAAAAAGCAGCCTTCCCTGCCACTTTCTGAGGATGCACATCCTTCTGTCGCCAAAATCAACTCTGTGATGTGCGAGGTGAACAAGGCCAGAGGCACTCTGATCGCACTTCTGATGGGAGTGGACAGTACTGAGACTTGCAGGCACTTATCATGTGTGCTCTCAGGCTTGATTGCTGACCTGGATGCTTTAGATGTGTGTGGACGTACAGAAATCAGAAATTATCGGAGGGAAGTagtcgaagatatcaacaaattatTGAAGTATTTGGATTTAGAAGAGGAAGCCGATACTACTTATGCGTTTGACCTGGGTCAGAAccattccattttgaaaatagaaaaggtCCTCAAGAggatgagagaaataaaaaatgaacttctCCAAGCTCAGAGTCCTCCTGAATTGTACCTGAGCTCCAAGACAGAACTGCAGGGTTTGATTGGACAACTGGATGAAGTGAGTCTTGAAAAAAATCCCTGCATCCGGGAAGCCAGGAGAAGAGCAGTGATTGAAGTGCAAACTCTGATCACTTATGTCGACCTGAAGGAAGCCCTTGAAAAAAGGAAGCTGTTTGCTTGTGAGGAGCACCCATCACATAAGGCGGTCTGGAACGTTCTTGGAAACCTGTCTGAGATCCAGGGAGAAGTCCTCTCATTTGATGGAAATCGATCCGATAAGAACTATATTCGGCTGGAGGAGCTGCTGACCAAGCAGTTGCTGGCCCTGGATGCTGTGGACCCGCAGGGAGAAGAGAAGTGTAAGGCTGCCAGGAAACAGGCCGTGAAGCTCGCTCAGAACATCCTCAGCTATCTCGACCTGAAATCTGATGAGTGGGAGTACTAA